The Arthrobacter sp. D5-1 genome segment TAGACGACGCCGGGACACCATCAGTTCAGGAGCGTGTCGGAGCGTCACATGCGCGCCGTGCGACGCCCGTGTTTAACGGCGAAAGCCCGCCCCGCCGAAGTGGCGGAACGGGCTTTCGATGCCCCAATGCAGGGGCGAAGCGAATTAACGCTTGGAGTACTGCTGAGCCTTGCGTGCCTTCTTGAGACCAGCCTTCTTACGCTCGATGACGCGGGCGTCACGGCGCAGGTAACCGGCCTTCTTGAGGGTGGCGCGGTTGTTGTCGACGTCGATCTCGTTCAGCGAGCGAGCAACACCGAGACGCAGTGCACCGGCCTGGCCGGAGATGCCACCGCCGTGGATACGGGCGATGACGTCGTAAGCGCCTTCGAGATCAAGGATCTTGAAGGGCTCGTTGACATCCTGCTGGTGCAGCTTGTTCGGGAAGTAGTTGTCCAGCGTGCGGCCGTTAATGGTCCACTTGCCGGAACCCGGTACAACGCGAACGCGCGCAACGGCTTCCTTGCGGCGGCCAACAGCTGCGCCGGCAACGGTCAGTGCCGGGCGTTCCTTCTTGGGCGCATCTTCACCAGATGTGCTTTCAGAGGTGTAGCTGGTGAGGGTTTCCTCAGCCTCGACGGCTTCGGCGGTCAGTTCTTCGTTCTGAGCCACGGTTCTCCTTGTAATAAAAAGTTTAGTTGGTGGCCAGGACTACTGGGCGACCTGGGTGATTTCGAAAGTCTTCGGCTGCTGAGCGGCGTGGGGGTGCTCGGGGCCTGCGTAGACCTTGAGCTTGCCCAGCTGCTGAGCGGCGAGGGAGTTCTTGGGGAGCATGCCCTTGATGGCCTTCTCAACAGCGCGAACCGGGTTGGATTCCAACAGCTCGGCGTAGTTGACGGAGGTCAGGCCGCCCGGGTAACCGGAGTGGCGGTATGCGCGCTTCTGCTCCAGCTTGGCGCCGGTGAGGGCAACCTTTTCAGCGTTGATGATGATGACGAAGTCGCCCATGTCCATGTGGGACGCAAAGGTCGGCTTGTGCTTTCCGCGCAGCAGTGTTGCGGTCTGGCTGGCAAGACGACCAAGGACAACGTCGGTGGCGTCAATGACGTGCCACTGGCGGTTGATATCGCCGGGCTTCGGGGTGTACGTACGCACGGTTTTGCCTCGTTCTTGTTCTGGCGTTCATGTTTTAGGCGACACGCAATAAGGCGTGTACCTACTATGTATGCGCTACCGGAGCAGAGGTGAGGGCTCTATGTACCAGTCATCCCAGAATCTCGAAATGCCTCAGGAGTTGGCGATCCTGCAACTGGATCCCCCGTAAGGCATGTGTCATCGAGATAGGACACGCACAACGACTCTAAACAATACCTTCAACGGGCCGCCCGGGTCAAAATGGGGTAATCGCCCTTGGGGCTTGGGCACTGATTGAGGGAGAGCACATGACCGACGGGCCCGCCTTTCCACTCATTATCGCCCTCGCGGGCCTCCTCCTGAGCCCTGCTGCAGAGTGGCTCATCTCAGTGCGGCTGCCTCGGCTCGGCGGACCCCCTTCCCCGAGGGTCCGGATCACGACGGCGGCTGTCACCTCGCTGCTGTTTGGCTTGCTCGCGTGGCGGTTTGACGCTTCATGGGAATTGCCGGCATTTCTTTTCCTGGCATTACTTGGAGTGCAACTGTCACGCATCGACTTTGCCCTCCATTTGCTGCCCAACGCCCTCGTCGTGATCCTCCTCGGAGGTGGGCTGCTGCTCCTGACGGCATCCGCAGCCCTTGCCCCGGGATGGCCGGAGCTGTTCCGGGCCCTCGCCGGCGCAGCCATTCTGTTCAGTGGCTACTTAATTCTTGGACTTCTTTCGCCGGGAAGCATCGGAATGGGCGATGTGAAGCTCGCAGCACCCCTGGGGCTGTACTTGGGGTACTTGGATTGGCAGCAAGTACTCTTCGGGGGACTACTGGGATTCGTGGTGGGCGGGGTGCTCACGGTACTGATGTTGCGCCTGCGACGCGCGGAAAAACCCACAGAATCAGCCCATGGCCCGGCAATGGTCATCGCCGCCCTTGGCGTTGCCCTGGTCATGAACTGAAGCGGCTTAGTACGCACTTACCTCCCCCTTCACAGGCGCCCAAATTGATAAGGCAGCTTTCGAAACCAAGTAGTTTCGGCGCCTTTTCCTTCCAAAACTGAGTACTTCCTACCCTCAGTACGTGCCGGCGAGTAGAGCCACCTCCCCCAAGTCGAGTACGGCTACGCATTGTCGCGACTGCTTCCCAGGGTGAATTCTTATCTCATCGAATTCCGAACCGC includes the following:
- the rpsI gene encoding 30S ribosomal protein S9, whose amino-acid sequence is MAQNEELTAEAVEAEETLTSYTSESTSGEDAPKKERPALTVAGAAVGRRKEAVARVRVVPGSGKWTINGRTLDNYFPNKLHQQDVNEPFKILDLEGAYDVIARIHGGGISGQAGALRLGVARSLNEIDVDNNRATLKKAGYLRRDARVIERKKAGLKKARKAQQYSKR
- the rplM gene encoding 50S ribosomal protein L13: MRTYTPKPGDINRQWHVIDATDVVLGRLASQTATLLRGKHKPTFASHMDMGDFVIIINAEKVALTGAKLEQKRAYRHSGYPGGLTSVNYAELLESNPVRAVEKAIKGMLPKNSLAAQQLGKLKVYAGPEHPHAAQQPKTFEITQVAQ
- a CDS encoding prepilin peptidase; this encodes MTDGPAFPLIIALAGLLLSPAAEWLISVRLPRLGGPPSPRVRITTAAVTSLLFGLLAWRFDASWELPAFLFLALLGVQLSRIDFALHLLPNALVVILLGGGLLLLTASAALAPGWPELFRALAGAAILFSGYLILGLLSPGSIGMGDVKLAAPLGLYLGYLDWQQVLFGGLLGFVVGGVLTVLMLRLRRAEKPTESAHGPAMVIAALGVALVMN